One Aegilops tauschii subsp. strangulata cultivar AL8/78 chromosome 7, Aet v6.0, whole genome shotgun sequence genomic window carries:
- the LOC109765964 gene encoding 2-hydroxy-palmitic acid dioxygenase MPO1 — MEAKRRRRGVLDLEAQFAFFRSQHRHPVNAAAHALLAGPILFTNLLILHFLPLPVPLDPALALALAYAASYLAVDRRAGALAALLFLGAWTASRALAARLGFALSWKLVLATQLFCWTWQLLGHGLFEKRGPTVRELPEVFLVEPFLILLQILNKLFGYEPYPGFGKNVDKKMEELKERKIN; from the exons ATGGAGGCCaagaggcggcggcgcggcgtgcTGGACCTGGAGGCGCAGTTCGCCTTCTTCCGGTCGCAGCACCGCCACCCGGTGAACGCCGCCGCGCACGCGCTGCTCGCCGGGCCCATCCTCTTCACCAACCTCCTTATCCTCCACTTCCTGCCGCTGCCAGTGCCACTCGACCCGgcgctcgccctcgccctcgcctacGCCGCCTCCTACCTCGCCGTCGACCGTCGCGCCGGGGCCCTCGCGGCGCTCCTCTTCCTCGGCGCCTGGACCGCCAgccgcgccctcgccgcccgcctCGGCTTCGCGCTCTCCTGGAAGCTCGTGCTGGCCACGCAGCTCTTCTGCTGGACCTGGCAGCTCCTCGGCCATGGACTCTTCGAG AAGAGAGGGCCGACAGTGAGAGAACTTCCCGAGGTGTTCCTCGTGGAGCCATTCCTCATCCTACTTCAG ATACTCAACAAACTGTTTGGCTATGAGCCGTACCCTGGATTCGGCAAGAACGTGGATAAGAAGATGGAGGAGCTCAAGGAGAGGAAGATCAACTGA